Proteins encoded together in one Variovorax paradoxus EPS window:
- a CDS encoding DUF4118 domain-containing protein, with product MHDARPDPDALIAQLRNDEARALRGKLRIYFGASAGVGKTWAMLSAAQRERTAGRDVLIGVVETHGRSETAALLAGLDTLPLRELAYRGRTLAEFDLDAALARKPAVLLVDELAHTNAPGSRHAKRWQDVQELLAAGIEVWSALNVQHLESLNGTVGAITGVRVHETVPDTVLDEADEVVLVDVTPDELTARLAAGKVYLPQQAERAAQNFFRKGNLIALREIALRRTAEHVEDDVRGWRVEQSGAVGNGQGGASLQAWNTSGAILACVGPHEGAAQTVRTAARLAGQLNVRWHAAYVETPRLQRLAAAERDRILAVLKLAEELGAATAVLTGSDVAEQLSEQARRLNCATLVMGRSEPVGGWRRWWPATRVSLPRALAQRAPALDILEVGRADSARRLARTPLNTPRADDDDHEKAPIHWPGYAWATATSVALTLLCTPLANVLELSNIVMLFLLGVVGVAMRFGRGPSALAALLNVAAFDYFFVPPRLSFAVSDVQYVLTFAIMLGVGLLVGQLTAGLRFAAGVSTSRERRARSLFELTRELSAALESTQVVTLGAAAVQGHFGGHALVLVTDAADQLVLPTEPPEGFDAQVADWAFRHGQPAGLATATLAAQPWHYVPLKAPMRVRGVLALSPAQPRWLLIPEQAQQLDTLARQIAIALERVHYVEVAQQAVVEMESERLRNALLGAISHDVRTPLTALIALAESLQTLPAEEHGNAARAIVAQAHELHALVNNLLDMARLESGIAGGAVNLRRDWQSVEEVVGSSIRAAHTSLGDAVVQTTLDADLPLVEFDAVLIERVLVNLLENATKYGAPPIVVGARAEPGTLVLTVRDHGPGLPAALLGHEQKLFDKFTRGEAESATPGVGLGLAICRAVVSAHGGEITAANARDGGAEFTVTLPRREPPEPAEAQL from the coding sequence ATGCATGACGCCCGCCCCGACCCCGATGCCCTGATTGCGCAACTGCGCAACGACGAGGCGCGTGCACTGCGCGGCAAGCTGCGCATCTACTTCGGCGCCAGCGCCGGTGTCGGCAAGACCTGGGCAATGCTGAGTGCGGCCCAGCGCGAGCGCACCGCGGGGCGCGATGTACTCATCGGTGTGGTCGAGACGCACGGCCGCAGCGAAACCGCCGCGCTGCTCGCGGGGCTCGATACACTGCCGCTGCGCGAGCTGGCCTACCGCGGCCGCACGCTCGCCGAGTTCGACCTCGACGCCGCGCTCGCACGCAAGCCCGCCGTGCTGCTGGTCGACGAACTGGCCCACACCAATGCCCCCGGATCGCGCCACGCCAAGCGCTGGCAGGACGTGCAGGAGCTGCTGGCCGCAGGCATCGAGGTGTGGTCGGCGCTCAATGTGCAGCACCTCGAAAGCCTCAACGGCACCGTCGGCGCGATCACCGGCGTGCGTGTGCACGAGACGGTGCCCGACACCGTGCTGGACGAGGCCGACGAAGTGGTGCTGGTCGACGTCACGCCCGACGAACTCACCGCGCGGCTCGCAGCCGGCAAGGTTTATCTGCCGCAGCAGGCTGAGCGCGCCGCGCAGAATTTCTTTCGCAAGGGCAACCTGATCGCGCTGCGCGAGATTGCGCTGCGCCGCACCGCCGAGCATGTGGAAGACGATGTGCGCGGCTGGCGGGTCGAGCAGTCCGGGGCGGTCGGCAACGGGCAGGGCGGCGCTTCGCTGCAGGCCTGGAACACCTCGGGCGCGATCCTCGCCTGCGTCGGTCCGCACGAAGGCGCGGCACAGACGGTGCGCACCGCGGCGCGGCTCGCGGGCCAGCTCAACGTGCGATGGCATGCGGCGTACGTCGAAACGCCGCGGCTGCAGCGCCTCGCTGCCGCAGAGCGCGACCGCATCCTCGCAGTGCTCAAGCTCGCCGAGGAACTGGGCGCTGCCACCGCGGTGCTCACGGGTTCCGATGTGGCCGAGCAACTGTCCGAGCAGGCCCGCCGGCTCAACTGCGCGACGCTGGTGATGGGGCGGTCCGAGCCGGTCGGCGGATGGCGTCGTTGGTGGCCCGCCACGCGGGTCTCGTTGCCGCGCGCGCTGGCGCAACGCGCGCCCGCGCTCGATATCCTGGAAGTCGGTCGTGCCGACAGCGCGCGCCGCCTCGCGCGCACGCCGCTCAACACGCCGCGCGCCGACGACGACGATCACGAGAAGGCGCCGATCCACTGGCCCGGCTACGCGTGGGCGACGGCCACCAGCGTGGCACTCACCCTGCTCTGCACGCCGCTCGCCAACGTGCTCGAACTCTCGAACATCGTGATGCTGTTCCTGCTCGGCGTGGTCGGTGTCGCGATGCGCTTCGGGCGCGGGCCTTCGGCGCTCGCGGCCTTGCTCAACGTGGCCGCGTTCGATTACTTCTTCGTGCCGCCGCGCCTGTCGTTCGCGGTGAGCGACGTGCAGTACGTGCTGACCTTCGCGATCATGCTCGGCGTCGGCCTGCTGGTGGGGCAGCTCACCGCGGGGCTGCGCTTTGCGGCCGGCGTATCGACCAGCCGCGAACGGCGTGCGCGCTCGCTGTTCGAACTCACGCGCGAACTCTCGGCGGCGCTGGAGAGCACGCAGGTCGTCACGCTCGGCGCCGCCGCGGTGCAGGGCCACTTCGGCGGCCATGCGCTGGTGCTGGTGACCGATGCGGCCGATCAGCTCGTGCTGCCGACAGAGCCGCCCGAGGGCTTCGATGCGCAGGTCGCCGACTGGGCCTTCCGCCACGGTCAACCTGCAGGCCTTGCGACCGCCACATTGGCTGCGCAGCCTTGGCACTACGTGCCATTGAAGGCGCCGATGCGTGTGCGCGGGGTGCTGGCACTGTCGCCCGCGCAGCCGCGCTGGTTGCTGATTCCGGAGCAGGCGCAGCAGCTCGACACGCTGGCCCGGCAGATCGCGATCGCGCTGGAGCGCGTGCACTACGTCGAGGTGGCGCAGCAGGCCGTGGTCGAGATGGAATCGGAGCGCCTGCGCAATGCCCTGCTCGGCGCGATCTCGCACGACGTGCGCACGCCGCTCACCGCGCTGATCGCGCTGGCCGAATCGCTGCAGACGCTGCCGGCCGAAGAACACGGCAACGCGGCACGCGCCATCGTTGCGCAGGCGCACGAGCTGCACGCGCTGGTCAACAACCTGCTCGACATGGCGCGGCTCGAAAGCGGCATCGCGGGCGGCGCGGTGAACCTGCGGCGCGACTGGCAATCGGTCGAGGAGGTCGTGGGATCGTCGATCCGCGCGGCGCACACGTCGCTGGGCGACGCCGTCGTGCAGACCACGCTCGATGCGGACCTTCCGCTGGTCGAATTCGATGCGGTGCTGATCGAACGCGTGCTCGTCAACCTGCTGGAGAACGCCACCAAGTACGGTGCGCCACCCATCGTGGTGGGCGCACGCGCCGAACCCGGCACGCTGGTGCTCACGGTGCGCGACCACGGGCCGGGCCTGCCTGCCGCGCTGCTGGGCCACGAACAGAAGCTGTTCGACAAGTTCACCCGCGGCGAGGCCGAATCGGCCACACCGGGCGTCGGCCTGGGGCTCGCGATCTGCCGCGCGGTGGTGAGCGCGCACGGCGGCGAAATCACGGCGGCCAACGCGCGCGACGGGGGTGCAGAATTCACCGTCACCCTGCCACGCCGCGAGCCGCCCGAACCGGCCGAAGCCCAACTCTGA
- the kdpC gene encoding potassium-transporting ATPase subunit KdpC, whose product MNNNSSILRPAIVLFALLSALTGLIYPMAVTGAAKAVFPKEAAGSLIVLDGTTVGSKLIGQNFSDPKHFWGRPSATAPQPYNASASGGANQGPLNPALTDAIKARVEALRAADPGNTAPVPVDLVTASASGLDPDISPAAAHYQAGRVARVRGVPVEQINALIEKHTQGALWGLLGESRVNVLALNLALDASVR is encoded by the coding sequence ATGAACAACAACAGCAGCATTCTTCGCCCCGCCATCGTGCTCTTCGCACTGCTGAGCGCACTCACCGGGCTCATCTATCCGATGGCCGTCACCGGCGCCGCGAAAGCGGTGTTTCCGAAGGAGGCCGCGGGCAGCCTGATCGTGCTGGACGGCACGACGGTCGGCTCGAAACTCATCGGGCAGAACTTCAGCGATCCGAAGCACTTCTGGGGGCGCCCGTCGGCCACCGCGCCGCAGCCCTACAACGCGAGCGCCTCGGGCGGCGCGAACCAGGGGCCGCTCAACCCGGCGCTGACCGATGCGATCAAGGCTCGCGTCGAAGCGCTGCGCGCCGCGGACCCGGGCAACACCGCGCCGGTGCCGGTCGATCTCGTCACGGCCTCGGCCAGCGGGCTCGATCCGGACATCAGCCCCGCCGCCGCGCACTACCAAGCGGGGCGCGTTGCGCGTGTGCGCGGGGTGCCGGTCGAACAGATCAACGCGCTGATCGAGAAGCACACCCAGGGCGCGCTCTGGGGGCTGCTCGGTGAATCGCGCGTCAACGTTCTCGCACTGAATCTCGCGCTCGATGCATCGGTGCGTTGA
- the kdpB gene encoding potassium-transporting ATPase subunit KdpB, which yields MTANTKTSLSLLDAALVKPALWGAFAKLDPRTQWRNPVMFIVYIGSILTSLLWVHALSFPGDTGMKPGFVLAITVWLWFTVLFANFAEALAEGRSKAQAASLRGLRKDTWAKKLTEPQQQHHGGQWLPEQAPNLRKGDVVLVETGDVIPLDGEVIEGVASVDESAITGESAPVVRESGGDFSAVTGGTRVLSDWLVVRISVNPGESFLDRMIGMVEAAKRQKTPNEIALTILLVALTLVFLMVTVTLLPFSVFSVEAAGAGTVVSLTALVALLVCLIPTTIGGLLSAVGVAGMSRMMQANVIATSGRAVEAAGDVDVLLLDKTGTITHGNRQASAFLPAPGVTKARLARAAMVASLADETPEGRSIVDLARRDGLEATAVEGARFVQFTAQTRMSGADLPAAPNSLDTDVVLLRKGAVEAVRRHVEALGGSMPAEMLRAAEETARRGSTPLAVSEGNRVLGVVELKDIVKTGIKERFAELRRMGIKTVMITGDNKLTAAAIAAEAGVDDFLAEATPEDKLALIRKYQSEGRLVAMTGDGTNDAPALAQADVAVAMGSGTQAAKEAGNMVDLDSNPTKLLEVVETGKALLMTRGSLTTFSIANDVAKYFAIIPAIFVSTYPQLGALNVMRLASPSSAILSAVIFNALVIVFLIPLALKGVRYRPVGAAALLRRNLAIYGLGGLVVPFIGIKLIDWLLVAVHLV from the coding sequence ATGACTGCCAACACCAAAACCTCTCTCTCGCTGCTCGACGCAGCGCTGGTCAAGCCCGCCCTCTGGGGCGCCTTCGCCAAGCTGGACCCGCGCACCCAGTGGCGCAACCCTGTGATGTTCATCGTCTATATCGGGAGCATCCTCACCAGCCTGCTCTGGGTGCATGCGCTGAGCTTTCCCGGCGACACCGGCATGAAGCCCGGCTTCGTGCTCGCCATCACCGTGTGGCTGTGGTTCACCGTGCTGTTCGCGAACTTTGCCGAGGCCCTGGCCGAAGGCCGCAGCAAGGCTCAGGCCGCTTCATTGCGCGGCTTGCGCAAGGACACCTGGGCCAAGAAGTTGACGGAGCCGCAACAGCAGCACCATGGCGGCCAGTGGCTGCCGGAGCAGGCGCCCAACCTGCGCAAGGGCGACGTCGTGCTGGTCGAGACCGGCGACGTGATTCCGCTCGACGGCGAAGTCATCGAAGGCGTGGCCTCGGTCGACGAAAGCGCCATCACCGGCGAATCGGCGCCCGTGGTGCGCGAATCGGGTGGCGACTTCTCTGCAGTGACCGGCGGCACCCGCGTGCTGTCGGACTGGCTGGTGGTGCGCATCTCGGTGAACCCGGGCGAGTCGTTCCTGGACCGCATGATCGGCATGGTCGAAGCGGCCAAGCGCCAGAAGACGCCCAACGAGATCGCGCTCACCATCCTGCTGGTGGCGCTCACGCTCGTGTTCCTGATGGTCACCGTCACGCTGCTGCCGTTCTCGGTGTTCAGCGTGGAGGCCGCGGGTGCGGGCACCGTGGTGTCGCTCACCGCGCTGGTCGCGCTGCTGGTGTGCCTGATCCCGACCACCATCGGCGGCCTGCTCTCGGCCGTCGGCGTGGCCGGCATGAGCCGCATGATGCAGGCCAACGTGATCGCGACCTCGGGCCGCGCGGTCGAAGCGGCCGGCGACGTCGACGTGCTGCTGCTCGACAAGACCGGCACCATCACGCACGGCAACCGCCAGGCCAGCGCCTTCCTGCCAGCGCCCGGCGTGACCAAGGCGCGCTTGGCGCGTGCCGCGATGGTTGCATCGCTGGCCGACGAAACGCCCGAAGGCCGCAGCATCGTCGACCTGGCGCGCCGCGACGGCCTCGAAGCCACGGCCGTGGAGGGCGCACGCTTCGTGCAGTTCACCGCGCAGACGCGCATGAGCGGAGCCGACCTGCCCGCCGCCCCCAACAGCCTCGATACCGATGTCGTCCTGTTGCGCAAAGGCGCTGTCGAAGCGGTGCGCCGCCACGTCGAAGCGTTGGGCGGCAGCATGCCCGCCGAGATGCTGCGCGCGGCCGAAGAGACGGCGCGCCGCGGCAGCACGCCGCTGGCCGTGTCGGAAGGCAATCGCGTGCTCGGCGTGGTCGAGCTCAAGGACATCGTCAAGACCGGCATCAAGGAGCGCTTCGCCGAACTGCGCCGCATGGGCATCAAGACGGTGATGATCACCGGCGACAACAAGCTCACCGCCGCGGCCATCGCCGCCGAGGCCGGCGTGGACGACTTCCTCGCCGAAGCCACGCCCGAGGACAAGCTCGCGCTCATCCGCAAGTACCAGTCCGAAGGCCGCCTGGTCGCGATGACCGGCGACGGCACCAACGACGCGCCCGCGCTCGCGCAGGCCGACGTGGCGGTGGCGATGGGCAGCGGCACGCAGGCCGCGAAAGAGGCCGGCAACATGGTCGACCTCGACTCCAACCCGACCAAGCTGCTCGAAGTGGTGGAGACCGGCAAGGCGCTGCTCATGACGCGCGGCTCGCTCACCACCTTCTCGATCGCAAACGACGTGGCGAAGTACTTCGCGATCATTCCCGCGATCTTCGTCTCGACCTATCCGCAACTGGGCGCGCTCAATGTGATGCGCCTCGCGAGCCCGTCGTCGGCGATTCTTTCGGCGGTGATCTTCAACGCGCTCGTCATCGTGTTCCTGATTCCGCTCGCGCTCAAGGGCGTGCGCTACCGGCCGGTGGGCGCTGCCGCACTGCTGCGCCGCAACCTGGCCATCTACGGCCTGGGCGGCCTCGTCGTCCCCTTCATCGGCATCAAGTTGATCGACTGGCTGCTCGTCGCAGTCCACCTGGTCTGA
- the kdpA gene encoding potassium-transporting ATPase subunit KdpA, producing MTASAWGLLALFLAALAVLAWPVGKFLAALCNERVPRWMQRVEAPLYKLAGTAPERSMNWRTYALALLAFNLLGAVVVYALQRLQGVLPLNPAGMGAVSADSAFNTAVSFVSNTNWQGYAGESTMSYLTQMLGLTVQNFFSAATGIAVAFALVRGFARRGDGAGSKGLVGNFWADITRVTLWVLVPLSFVLAVFFVGQGVIQNFDAYKDVATVETTAFQQPKNGADGQPLKDEKGAPVMEDATTRTQTLAMGPVASQEAIKMIGTNGGGFFNANSAHPYENPTALSNLLQMIAIFLIPAALCFAFGRVVGDMRQGWAVLAAMTVMFVVAVMVITPAEQGGNPLFASLGVDQVSSALQSGGNMEGKEVRFGIDASALFAAITTAASCGAVNAMHDSLTPLGGMVPMVLMQLGEVVFGGVGSGLYGMLIFAMLAVFIAGLMIGRTPEYLGKKIEVREMKLISIAILVTPILVLAGTAVAVIAGAGKAGIANPGAHGFSEILYALTSAANNNGSAFAGLSANTPFYNGLLGLAMWLGRFAMIVPVLAIAGSLAAKKRLPVTSGTLPTHGPLFVSLLIGTVLLVGLLNYVPALALGPIVEHLVLWK from the coding sequence ATGACCGCGTCCGCCTGGGGCCTGCTGGCCCTCTTTCTCGCCGCGCTCGCCGTGCTGGCCTGGCCCGTTGGCAAATTCCTCGCCGCGCTCTGCAACGAGCGCGTGCCGCGCTGGATGCAGCGCGTCGAGGCGCCGCTCTACAAGCTCGCGGGCACCGCCCCCGAGCGCTCGATGAACTGGCGCACCTATGCGCTGGCGCTCCTGGCCTTCAACCTCTTGGGCGCCGTTGTCGTCTATGCGCTGCAGCGCCTGCAGGGCGTGCTGCCGCTCAACCCGGCCGGCATGGGCGCGGTGTCGGCCGACTCGGCCTTCAACACCGCGGTGAGCTTCGTCAGCAACACCAACTGGCAGGGCTACGCCGGTGAATCGACCATGAGCTATCTCACGCAGATGCTCGGTCTCACGGTGCAGAACTTCTTCTCCGCCGCCACCGGCATCGCGGTTGCCTTCGCGCTGGTGCGCGGCTTCGCGCGCCGCGGAGATGGCGCCGGAAGCAAGGGCCTGGTCGGCAACTTCTGGGCCGACATCACCCGCGTCACGCTGTGGGTGCTGGTGCCGCTGTCGTTCGTGCTCGCGGTCTTCTTCGTGGGCCAGGGCGTGATCCAGAACTTCGATGCCTACAAGGACGTGGCCACCGTCGAGACCACCGCCTTCCAGCAGCCGAAGAACGGCGCCGACGGCCAGCCGCTCAAGGACGAGAAGGGCGCCCCGGTGATGGAAGACGCCACCACCAGGACGCAGACCCTCGCCATGGGCCCGGTCGCGTCGCAGGAAGCGATCAAGATGATCGGCACCAACGGTGGCGGCTTCTTCAACGCCAACTCGGCGCACCCCTACGAGAACCCGACCGCGCTCAGCAACCTGCTGCAGATGATCGCGATCTTCCTGATTCCGGCGGCCCTGTGCTTCGCCTTCGGCCGTGTCGTCGGCGACATGCGCCAGGGCTGGGCCGTGCTCGCGGCGATGACGGTCATGTTCGTCGTCGCGGTGATGGTGATCACGCCGGCCGAGCAGGGCGGCAATCCGTTGTTCGCATCACTCGGCGTCGACCAGGTGTCCAGCGCATTGCAGAGCGGCGGCAACATGGAAGGCAAGGAAGTGCGCTTCGGCATCGACGCCTCGGCGCTCTTCGCCGCCATCACGACCGCGGCCTCGTGCGGCGCGGTGAACGCGATGCACGACTCGCTCACCCCGCTCGGCGGCATGGTGCCGATGGTGCTCATGCAGCTTGGTGAAGTGGTGTTCGGCGGCGTCGGCAGCGGCCTCTACGGCATGCTGATCTTCGCGATGCTCGCGGTGTTCATCGCGGGTCTCATGATCGGCCGCACGCCCGAGTACCTGGGCAAGAAGATCGAGGTGCGCGAGATGAAGCTCATCTCCATCGCGATCCTGGTCACGCCGATCCTGGTGCTGGCCGGCACCGCGGTGGCGGTGATCGCAGGCGCCGGCAAGGCCGGCATCGCGAACCCCGGTGCGCACGGCTTCTCGGAAATCCTCTATGCGTTGACCTCGGCCGCCAACAACAACGGCAGCGCCTTCGCCGGCCTCTCGGCCAACACGCCGTTCTACAACGGCCTGCTCGGCCTCGCCATGTGGCTCGGCCGCTTCGCGATGATCGTGCCGGTGCTGGCCATTGCCGGCTCGCTGGCCGCCAAGAAGCGCCTGCCCGTCACCAGCGGCACGCTGCCCACGCACGGCCCGCTGTTCGTCTCCTTGCTGATCGGCACCGTGCTGCTGGTCGGCTTGCTCAACTACGTGCCGGCGCTGGCCCTCGGGCCGATCGTCGAACACCTGGTGCTCTGGAAATAA
- the kdpF gene encoding K(+)-transporting ATPase subunit F — MISLEALYGFGALIAVVLFAYLVFALICAEEF; from the coding sequence GTGATCAGCCTCGAAGCCCTCTACGGATTCGGCGCGCTCATCGCCGTCGTCCTGTTCGCCTATCTCGTCTTCGCGCTGATCTGCGCCGAGGAATTCTGA
- a CDS encoding efflux RND transporter periplasmic adaptor subunit produces the protein MDTRSRAWLGAGLAVLVVGAAGYGLARLRPAHAEGGGMPPAKVAVAAARPTEMARFLSGIGTLEANRQVEVPAEVEGRVAKILFTPGAEVRAGQLLVQLNDAPEQGDLERLTAQRANAKALLDRTRRLLPQQAATQEQMEQAQAGFDQASGELRRVQALVEQKRIKAPFDGVLGIRRVNLGQFVRAGDTLVSLTDGRTLFANLTLPETALPALKRNQAVSLAVDAYPGRVFQGKLSAIEPQIGSDTRTVRLQATVDNADGALTPGMYVNGKVALPSRTDAITVPETAITYSTHGDSVFVVRPAEKGDGFTAHQVFVKAGDRQDGLVVIEQGLKAGEKVVTSGQLRLYTGAAVAPAGKDTLALTERKS, from the coding sequence ATGGACACACGATCAAGGGCCTGGCTTGGTGCCGGCCTGGCGGTACTGGTGGTGGGAGCGGCCGGCTACGGGCTCGCCAGGCTGAGGCCGGCGCATGCGGAGGGCGGCGGTATGCCGCCGGCCAAGGTGGCGGTAGCGGCCGCGCGCCCGACGGAGATGGCGCGCTTCCTCAGCGGCATCGGCACGCTGGAGGCCAACCGGCAGGTCGAGGTGCCGGCCGAAGTGGAAGGGCGCGTCGCGAAGATCCTCTTCACGCCCGGCGCCGAAGTGCGCGCCGGCCAGTTGCTCGTCCAGCTCAACGACGCGCCCGAGCAAGGCGACCTGGAGCGCCTGACCGCCCAGCGCGCCAACGCCAAGGCGCTGCTCGACCGCACACGCCGCCTGCTGCCGCAACAGGCCGCCACGCAGGAGCAGATGGAACAGGCGCAAGCCGGCTTCGACCAGGCGAGCGGCGAGTTGCGCCGCGTGCAGGCGCTGGTCGAGCAGAAGCGCATCAAGGCACCGTTCGATGGCGTGCTGGGAATCCGCCGCGTCAACCTTGGCCAGTTCGTGCGGGCCGGCGACACGCTGGTGTCGCTCACCGACGGACGCACGCTGTTCGCCAATCTCACGCTGCCCGAGACGGCGCTGCCGGCGCTCAAGCGCAACCAGGCGGTGTCGCTCGCGGTCGATGCGTACCCGGGCCGTGTGTTCCAAGGCAAGCTGAGCGCCATCGAGCCGCAGATCGGCAGCGACACGCGCACCGTGCGGCTGCAGGCCACGGTGGACAACGCCGACGGCGCGCTCACGCCCGGCATGTACGTCAACGGCAAGGTCGCGCTGCCTTCGCGCACCGATGCGATCACCGTGCCCGAGACCGCCATCACCTACAGCACGCACGGCGATTCGGTCTTCGTCGTGCGGCCCGCCGAAAAAGGCGACGGCTTCACAGCACACCAGGTGTTCGTGAAAGCGGGCGACCGGCAGGACGGCCTCGTCGTCATCGAACAAGGCTTGAAGGCTGGCGAGAAGGTCGTCACCTCGGGCCAGCTGCGCCTGTACACCGGCGCCGCCGTCGCGCCGGCCGGGAAGGACACGCTCGCTCTCACGGAACGCAAGTCATGA